Genomic segment of Murdochiella vaginalis:
TTCATCGATAAAGACGATGCACGGGGCTTTTTTCTTGGCTTCTTTAAAAAGATCCCGCACTTTTGCCGCACCCATTCCTACGAAGAGTTCCACAAACTCCGAGCCGGAGATGGAGAAAAACGGGACATGCGCTTCCCCGGCTACCGCCTGTGCCAACAGGGTTTTACCGGTTCCCGGCGGGCCGACCAGCAGAACGCCTTTCGGCGAAACCGCGCCGATGGCACGGTATTTTTCCGGATTGGCGAGGAAGTCCACCACTTCCAAAAGCGAGTCCTTCGCCTCATCCTGACCGGCTACATCTTCAAAGCTTTTTCCACTCTTGGCCTTTACATAAACCTTGGCATTGGATTTCCCAAAGCTCATCGCACCGGAGCCTTGCATTTGCGTGATAATACGACGCCCCATGTACCACAAAAACGCTAGGGGTATGACAAAGGTTAGCAGAAAGCCCAGCAGTGGGTTCGGTGTTGTCGGAATTTCTGCGCTGTATTCCACGCCTTTTTTATCCAGCAGCGCCGTTAATTCCTCGCTTTGCCAAGGACCGGTCTTCATTTTGACCGTATCCCCTTTTTGTCCCTTCACCTCGAACGTATAGCCTGTCGCGCTCTTCTGTACTTTGTTCACCTGCCCTTCCTCGACCAGCTTAGTAAAGGTGGAATAAGGCACTTCCTTGACACGCGACTCACGAATCATCGGGCTGATGATGAGTTGAATGATCAACAGCACGACAAATACGGCTAAATAGTAATAAATAATCGGCTTTTTTTTGTTGTTTCCGTCTGAATTCACCGCACACCTCTTTCATGTATTCATTTCCCCATGGTGTTACCCTTTTTTCCCCACCGGGAATGGATTTTATAAGTATACGGTGAAATTGTGAGAATAACTTGTTTCTTTCACCTTGCCGTCGTCCGGGTCCTGCCGGCGAATTGCAGTTGATTGCAGGGTGGACGTGATATACTGTGAACGTGAACCCGAAAAACCGATCCGGAAGGGAGCAACGTATGGCAGCAAACGATTTGCGTCACAAGGGATTTGCAGAAAGACGTGAAGCGGCACTGGAAAAAATTCTCCATCTTGATCCATGGCTGAGCAATTATCGAAATGATCTGAAGCTTCGTATGGACAATCTGGAGACCAAGCGACGCCTTTTGTTGGGTGAAAAGGGAACGCTGCGTGAATTTGCCAATGGTCACCATTATTATGGTTTTCACCGCACGGAAACCGGCTGGGTCTATCGCGAATGGGCTCCTGCCGCACATCTATTATTCTTAGTGGGCGATTTTAACCAATGGGAGCGCTACACGCATCCACTGCACCGCAACGAGCATGGCGATTGGGAAATTCGTCTCGAAGGTCACGATGCCCTCAAGCACGGCCAACGTGTCAAGGTCATGGTGCAATATGATTACGAAGATCACTTTAAGATTCCCCTCTACTGCCGCCGCGTTGAGCAGGAAGTGCATGCCGACGGGTCCGTTGACTGGATGGGCATCATTTGGGAACCAGAAGAAAATTATGTTTGGGACGATCATGACTTTAAGCCTGCCAAGGGCGCGCCGCTCATTTACGAAGCGCATGTCGGTATTGCGCAGGAAGAGGGCGTCATCAGTTCCTTCCGTCAATTCGTAGAATTTACGTTGCCGAAAATCAAACGTGCAGGCTATACAGCAGTTCAACTGATGGGCATCATGCAACATCCGTACTACGGTAGCTTCGGCTATCATGTGTCCAATTTCTTTGCCGTATCCAGCTGGTTCGGTACGCCGGATGATTTCAAATATCTCGTTGATTCCGCTCATCAACTCGGTTTGAGCGTATATATGGATCTCGTCCATTCCCATGCCGTTAAAAACACAGCGGAGGGCATCAACCGCTTTGACGGCACGCAAGAGCAATTCTTCCTTCCCGGCGAGGCGGGCCTCCACCGCGCTTGGGATTCCATGTGCTTTGATTATGGCAAGCCCGAAGTGTTGCACTTTCTGCTGTCCAACCTGAAATACTGGCTGGAGGAGTATCACCTCGACGGTTTCCGCTTTGATGGAATCACGTCCATGCTTTTTCAGGACCACGGCTTGGGCACCTCGTTTGATTCGTACGACAAATACTTCTCGCTTAATACGAACATTGACGCCGTTTCCTACCTCACGTTGGCCACCCAGCTGGTACATGAAATCAAGCGCAATGCGGTACTCATTGCGGAAGATATGAGCGGCATGCCGGGATTATGCCTCCCTCCGGAAAGCTGCGGCATCGGCTTCGACTATCGCCTTTCCCTCGGCATTCCCGACCTCTGGATTAAGCTCATGCAGACGAATGATTATGATTGGTCCATGCACAAAATTTACTATGAGTTGACGACCCGTCGTCCCAAAGAGAAAAAAATCGCCTACACCGAGAGCCATGACCAGGCATTGGTTGGCGACAAAACCTTGTTCTTCTGGCTGGCAGACGAGCAGGCCTATTGGCACATGCGTAAAGACGATGACAATTACATCATCGATCGCGCAATTGCGTTGCATAAAATGATGCGCTTCATTACCTTAACCACAGGGCAAGACGGTTACCTCAATTTTATGGGCAACGAATTCGGGCATCCCGAATGGATTGATTTCCCTCGCGAAGGAAACGACTGGAGTTTCCATTATGCCCGTCGCCAGTGGCATCTCATGCTCGATGAGGAGCTGAAATACAGCTATCTCTCCAACTTTGACCGCGATATGCTGCAATTTGCAAAAAAAGAGAAGGTATTCGGTGCGCAGGGACTGCAATATATCCGCATCTACGAGGATCGCAAAATTATTGTGTACCGTAAAAACAATCTGCTCTTTGTCTACAATTTCCATCCTCAGAACTCCTATGAAAGCCTGCGCTTTCCGGCCAATGAAGAAGGCACCTATCGTGTTGTGTTTAGTAGCGATCGGAAAAACTACGGCGGCTATGAGCGCATTCCGGAAGACGTTCTCTACCACACCGAGCCCATGGATGATATCGACTGGAAGCAGGGCCTGACTCTTTATCTTCCCAGCCGGACCTTGATCGTTCTTAAAAAGCTTCCTCCCGAAGAAGAACAGGTCATCGATCTGGACGTGGAGGAACCGGAATCGCTTCCAATGGATGAAAAAGAACAACAGGCCATTGACCAGATGCGCCGCGCAGAAAAGATGGCCCGGCAAGCGTTGCGTGCAGCGAAATCCAAAAAGAAATAAAAAATGGTGCGAAAGCGCATTTTCAGCGTTCCTTCCCCATTGCTTGTGCAAAGCGCGACTGATGCGTGCGTAAAAGCAGTGCAATCACCAGGCCCTTGCCCAGGCTCGTTAGACTCATGCCGACCCAAATACCATAGGCGCCAAACGGCCGCATCAAGAGCAATCCCAGCGGAATGCGAAGAAGATTGAAAGCCACTGAGTTGATTGCCGGCGGCAAGCTTTTGCCGAAGGCATTGAAGCATGCGGTCACGGCGGACTCAAAGGCAATAAACGGCTCCGATATGGAGAAAATCAAAAGATACATGCCACCCATAGCGATCGCATCGGCTTGTCCGGGCAAAAAAAGCGAGAAGATCGTACGCCCAAAGAACAGAAACAGCAACATAATGGCAAGTCCTATCGACGTCATCAGGCGAATTCCCGTTCGCATGATCGTGTTCACGCGCTGTCTTTGTGCATCGCCGCCGCGCTCCGTCGCTCCAATGTTTTGCGCCATCATGGAGGTTAATGCCGCGCCGAATCCATCGGCGGTCATCCAGTTGAGGCTTTCCAGCTGGGATCCGATCGTTGTGACGGCAACAGCAAGAGCACCGATGCCAGCGAGCATGCGACTGAGCATTAAGTTAATGAGGCAAAATGTGCCAATCAGAAGCGTCACGGGAAGGCCGATGCGAACCATCTCGGACGCAACCGAGCGCTTCATCGGTGAGAAAAAGCGTATGCGTTGCAAGACTGCGAGCGGATTTTCCGAAAAGGTCGTCTGCTTACCGATGCGTAAAGCGGCCAGCCGAAAAAGGATAAATACGCCGACCTGGGCAAGTGTCGTCGCCCATGCCGCGCCTTCTACGCCAAGGGCCGGGAAGGGACCGATTCCCACGATGAGCAAGGGATCCATAATCACATTGAAAAGTAAGCCACAAAAATTAATCCAGAACGCACTGCGGGAGTCGCCAAAACTCTGAAATGCCTGTGCATAGGAAAAGTGCAGCATCTTAAACAGCATCCCGAGAAAAACAATGCGGCCATAACGCATGGCTACCCCTGAAATAGTGGGGCCAAGGCCATAAAAATGCACAAAGGCGGGAAGCATAGCCTGGGCGAACAAAAAAAATCCAATGGAAGCAATAGACGCTACCTGAAACCCGGTGGAAAGCATGCCGGCCAGGGTTTCTTCGTCTTTCCCGGCACCATAATTTTTAGCCGTCACGACGCCCAGACCGGTGCGCACACCGGTAGCAATGGCGTCGGCCATCCACGTTACAAAGCCGATCATGCCAATGCCCGCCACGGCGTCGCCCGAAGCAACCTGTCCCACCCAAAAAAGATCGGTGAGCGTATACACCGTTGTAAAGAGAGATGTCATGACAAAAGGAGCCGCGAACCGCACAAGCAACGGTAAAATCGGCCCCTCGAGCAAATGTAAGGGTTGTTGTTTCCTATTCATCGCGTGGTCGCTTATAGCACATGAACATCCACGCGGCGGCAAGTCAATCCTAAAATCGCTTCCACTTCCTGGCGTACCGCTTCCTGCACATCGCGTACAACGTTGATAATCACGCGATCCTTGTCCACCATGATAGAAAGCTCGGTGGTCAACGCGCCATTTGTCGTTTCCGTGAGAATATAACGCTCATAGCCACGACGAAGCGTTCCCGATTCCGGATCAAAGCCGGCGACCGCCAACACGCCGTCCACCTCGGCAGCCCGAAGTGCGAGCATCTGATCAATCACGCGATTGGACACCAGACAGCGTCCTCCTTCAAACTCTTTCATTGTTCTCCTCCCGTTTCGTCCACACCGAAGTACGTCTTCGGTCGCACGCGGCGCATCCTTAAAACGCCTGTTCCCTCGCCCATTCCTCCGTTTGCCAGCCGGCAAAGGAATATAAAAATTCGTCTGCTTCGAAGCGAATGGCATCTTCATCCTGGTCATAACCTTCGTCCTTGACGCCCACGGTGTGGCAGCCTACTTCCCTTGCCGCACGTAACGCCAACAGGGCATCATCAAAAACCACAAGCTCTTCGGGGCGAATGCCGAAGCGCTCGGCCGCCACGGTGAAAAATCGCGCGTCGCTTTTGTCAATGTCGATGGCGGATGAGCTGAGCACAAAGGAAAAATGGGAGCGCAGCTTGGTCGTATCCAGTGCCAATTCACAGAGCTCCTCCGGCGTCGCCGAGCCGATGGCCATGGGAATGCCCAGTCCCTGGAGAATATCAAGCATTTCCCGCACGCCTTCTTTCGGCGTGACGGTCGTCGCATAAAACTGCTCCATCGCCTCCAGCGCAGCCTGTCGAAGGGCGGTCGCATCTAAATCCAGCTGCAGACGATCATTCAGATAGTCGACAACACCCTGGCTGCCCGCGGTGAGCAGCAGTTCGTAATCCACCTCGTCTTTGTCTACGCCCTGCTCGCGCAAATAGCCCATTTCCGCTTCATACCAAGCTCTTTGTGAATCCAACAGCGTGCCGTCCATATCAAATAATATGGCTTTCATCCGTCCTCCTGTATGTTCTGCGTCAATCGCTGCATTGACGTTTTAACCCTATGTGGTAACTTTTTTCCAGTATACCATAGAAAAAAGTGCCCGCGCCGCCGAAGCAGCACGGGCATCTTTTAGATTGTTTCTCTTCTGGCGTTTGGTGCCTTACAGTTTGATTTCGCCCACCAATTCTTTTCCGTTAAAGAAATTGATGATATTCTCAGCAGCCATCGTGCAGACGGCCGACTCGCATTCATTGGTCTTGACAGCAAAGTGCGGCGTCAACACCACGCGTTCATGCTTGAAGAGCGGGCTGTCGGGATCGCACGGTTCTGTCTCCGTCACGTCGAGACCGGCACCGAAGATTTTATTTTCGTCGAGAGCGCGAATGAGAGCTTCTTCATCCACAATCGGACCGCGTGCGCAGTTCAGCAGCACAGCTGATTCCTTCATGATGTCAAATTGGTGATCGCTGATCATATGACGTGTTTCGTCCGTAAGCATTAAGTGCAGTGTGACAAAATCGGCCACTTTCAGGACCTCATCCACAGTATCAACATAGGTTACACGGTCGTCATTGCGTTTTACATACGGATCATACACAACCACCTTCATGTCGAAGCCGTTCATGCAGATGTCGCCGATCGCGCGACCGATGCGGCCATAGCCCAAAATACCGAGGGTTTTTCCCTTAATCGAATAGCCCATCGGGGTGTTGGCACGTGCCGCCCAGCCTTCCTTCTGATAACGGCGGGAAGACTGTGCAATCTGCAGCGCAACGGTCATCATCAAGCCAACCGTAAATTCAGCAACAGCCTGGCCATTGGCACCCGGCGTTGTCGTCAAGGTGATTCCCTTCTCTTTCAGCAGTGCCAGCGGATAGTTGTCATAGCCGACACCATGATTAGAAATAATCTTTAGATTCTTTGCTGCATTGATAACTTCTTCCGGAATTTCCGCAATGCGAATGAGAGCCGCGTCCACGTCGGCAAACTCTTTGACCATGGTCTCGGTGTCGGTCAAATTCTTAATTTTGCTCCAAATTACCTCATAGCCGGCATCTTCCAGCTTCTTAATTCCGTCCGGATGGACTTTTTCCGTTACCAATACTTTCGTCATTTCGCTCCCCTTTCGTGCATACGTTATCTTGTTCCTGCTCGGCGTAAAAAATCGTCCGCAATCGGACGGTCTATGACATTCTTACGTTAGCATGTTGTCCCATGCTTGTCAAACGTTGTCCTAACTCTGAGGATTTGCTTCTC
This window contains:
- a CDS encoding alpha-amylase family glycosyl hydrolase — protein: MAANDLRHKGFAERREAALEKILHLDPWLSNYRNDLKLRMDNLETKRRLLLGEKGTLREFANGHHYYGFHRTETGWVYREWAPAAHLLFLVGDFNQWERYTHPLHRNEHGDWEIRLEGHDALKHGQRVKVMVQYDYEDHFKIPLYCRRVEQEVHADGSVDWMGIIWEPEENYVWDDHDFKPAKGAPLIYEAHVGIAQEEGVISSFRQFVEFTLPKIKRAGYTAVQLMGIMQHPYYGSFGYHVSNFFAVSSWFGTPDDFKYLVDSAHQLGLSVYMDLVHSHAVKNTAEGINRFDGTQEQFFLPGEAGLHRAWDSMCFDYGKPEVLHFLLSNLKYWLEEYHLDGFRFDGITSMLFQDHGLGTSFDSYDKYFSLNTNIDAVSYLTLATQLVHEIKRNAVLIAEDMSGMPGLCLPPESCGIGFDYRLSLGIPDLWIKLMQTNDYDWSMHKIYYELTTRRPKEKKIAYTESHDQALVGDKTLFFWLADEQAYWHMRKDDDNYIIDRAIALHKMMRFITLTTGQDGYLNFMGNEFGHPEWIDFPREGNDWSFHYARRQWHLMLDEELKYSYLSNFDRDMLQFAKKEKVFGAQGLQYIRIYEDRKIIVYRKNNLLFVYNFHPQNSYESLRFPANEEGTYRVVFSSDRKNYGGYERIPEDVLYHTEPMDDIDWKQGLTLYLPSRTLIVLKKLPPEEEQVIDLDVEEPESLPMDEKEQQAIDQMRRAEKMARQALRAAKSKKK
- a CDS encoding MATE family efflux transporter yields the protein MNRKQQPLHLLEGPILPLLVRFAAPFVMTSLFTTVYTLTDLFWVGQVASGDAVAGIGMIGFVTWMADAIATGVRTGLGVVTAKNYGAGKDEETLAGMLSTGFQVASIASIGFFLFAQAMLPAFVHFYGLGPTISGVAMRYGRIVFLGMLFKMLHFSYAQAFQSFGDSRSAFWINFCGLLFNVIMDPLLIVGIGPFPALGVEGAAWATTLAQVGVFILFRLAALRIGKQTTFSENPLAVLQRIRFFSPMKRSVASEMVRIGLPVTLLIGTFCLINLMLSRMLAGIGALAVAVTTIGSQLESLNWMTADGFGAALTSMMAQNIGATERGGDAQRQRVNTIMRTGIRLMTSIGLAIMLLFLFFGRTIFSLFLPGQADAIAMGGMYLLIFSISEPFIAFESAVTACFNAFGKSLPPAINSVAFNLLRIPLGLLLMRPFGAYGIWVGMSLTSLGKGLVIALLLRTHQSRFAQAMGKER
- a CDS encoding Asp23/Gls24 family envelope stress response protein, with product MKEFEGGRCLVSNRVIDQMLALRAAEVDGVLAVAGFDPESGTLRRGYERYILTETTNGALTTELSIMVDKDRVIINVVRDVQEAVRQEVEAILGLTCRRVDVHVL
- a CDS encoding HAD family phosphatase, coding for MKAILFDMDGTLLDSQRAWYEAEMGYLREQGVDKDEVDYELLLTAGSQGVVDYLNDRLQLDLDATALRQAALEAMEQFYATTVTPKEGVREMLDILQGLGIPMAIGSATPEELCELALDTTKLRSHFSFVLSSSAIDIDKSDARFFTVAAERFGIRPEELVVFDDALLALRAAREVGCHTVGVKDEGYDQDEDAIRFEADEFLYSFAGWQTEEWAREQAF
- a CDS encoding hydroxyacid dehydrogenase — protein: MTKVLVTEKVHPDGIKKLEDAGYEVIWSKIKNLTDTETMVKEFADVDAALIRIAEIPEEVINAAKNLKIISNHGVGYDNYPLALLKEKGITLTTTPGANGQAVAEFTVGLMMTVALQIAQSSRRYQKEGWAARANTPMGYSIKGKTLGILGYGRIGRAIGDICMNGFDMKVVVYDPYVKRNDDRVTYVDTVDEVLKVADFVTLHLMLTDETRHMISDHQFDIMKESAVLLNCARGPIVDEEALIRALDENKIFGAGLDVTETEPCDPDSPLFKHERVVLTPHFAVKTNECESAVCTMAAENIINFFNGKELVGEIKL